TGGAAGCCGATGCCAACTGTTGTTTTCGATGATTACAATTTCCACACGCCAAGCGGCCATTCGTGCGCAACATGCACATCAAACTACGCTGTTACCAAACGACGTCGTTTATTCCTGTTCCACCCTAGCCGACACCTTCACCagataaaaaagtatttatgaATGAATAATCAGATACGCTACgaaattgtattgattattttttggttgacttacacaaatttcaataagattatttttttatttaatgacgGTTGATTGATAatccaattcaacaaaaattgaactaaataaaaaatgatatcaatttaattaatatatacatatatatatatatatatatatatatataaacccaattcaatttgtttattaaaattatatttcagtTACACTATTAAACTTTTGGattaaaatgatgattctaGAACGATGCAGGTGAAGTTGATGGGAAAAGAACATTGACttgcaagagagagagaggaaggtGGGATGCCAATATCTGATGGGACTGTGTTGGTTGGTCAAGGCTAGCATTTAAGCACATGACCCttgtttaaattaatcaaatttacaaattaataacaATTGTGCGTTCGCTGTCAAGTTCCAAGTCAATGTTCAACACGTTCTTGGTTAAATGTGGGTTAATCGAATTTTTACTTATACGCATTTTCTTACTCATCATCAAGTTTTGCTTACCATACCTCTAAATTATCCCATTGTATcacttaaaaacataaaaataccctttattcaatttaatgtaatttgaaTTGCACTATCCAAGTACGGTTgtgatttatatatacatatttatatacgtaaaataaatactcatattaatactcaaaataattacatgattgcaaagaaaagaagaggtgGGAAGATGAAAGGTTATGAGTGTATTACCTTATCAATATTTCTATGTTAAGAAGATTAGTTTCATCTTGTTTTCATCAAAGTTTCATCATTGTTACTCACCCATTCAAGAgcttgaataaataaaaacatcaatGCCAATTTTAGTTATTAGCAAAAAAATTCATAGAATAAAAAACTCATTACCACCACCAAGCCTGTGCTGCTTTCTAAAATCTTACCACTCCTATTATTACCAATTCTTTACAATCTACTAAACGAATGaagatatgaaaattaaaacaagTACTCAGTAGACAGCCCAACGAAGATTGTCAGGGAATGTGCCACAGGCAAGACAGGAAATGAAATGTTAACTGACAAAGAAATAACTTAGAACGATCGGATGCAAGAAAAGTCTGCGACTAATAATGCCATAAGAACATCAACTGAACTGAGGATGAGACGCATCCACTCTGTCTATCGCCAAGTTCTTTGTTCAAGAATCAGCCCAGTCCTTCCGGATTTCAAAGGTATAATTAATCTCCAAGTAGCACTtgttatcatcatcaacaaactgcaaacagaagagaaaaaaaaaaacaaaataaatgggTGTAACTACGCAAGAGGCAGAAAGAAAAGTTAATGAAAGGTTGGTGTTCAAAATCACAAAGAATAATTATTGCCCTATATGTCTTGGATGGGCATGTTGTTGGAAAGAAAAGTTCTGATGTGAGCATgtattgattatattttcattaGATTAAAATCAATTTGGTTATATATTATGCAGTTATATTGTGAATATCAATTACACTTCGTAATGGGTTTGTtaatttaaatgacaaatatagATTGTTGGGTTTTTAATGAGAAGACCAAATCAAGAGTAATCAGATTTTGGGTATGTGTTATTGGGTAGAAGGTCTGTTTCATAGatcaacaataaattaaatttccatTGGTGTTATATCAACTCCTAtcttttaattgattttctatAACCTGTATGTGtggattataatttttagtttaattgaatAGTTGCATGAATGTGTGTGTTGAAATTCATGTGGTTAATCTAACAAGTGTGCCATACAGATAGATAAACCTATTCACAACCACAAGTCCAAAAGCAAGCAAACTCAAGTTTACACTGCCGCCACCTCGGGTAGCTTGAGTGGCAGAGGTTATGTCTATTAGACGGACTTTCTTTTACTGTTCAGAACAACTACGATAACTTTACATTTGGATCATATTTTGGGGTCAGCTGATTAAAATTGATCAAGCAGGTTGCAGTAAACTCCACAACAGGGAAATTTTCTAGGTGTATTGGCGTGTGAATGTTCCACCAGCAGAGACCTAAAGATCCAAATGGTAAATCTGAAGTTCATATTATTCGGAAGAATACTACTTTATAAAGGGCAGGCAGTTAAACTGACCTTTGTTTTTGCAGTATATGCTCCTCTTGCGAACATGCCAGAAGGGGTTACCTCTTCTGGCATCACATGAGTGTAAGGTTCTGGCTGAGGACTAAAGGTTCCAAGCATCTCTTTAGCACTGTCAACTGTTGAATACTATTTgtgagataaaaatttagtgtaaaaattcaaaattttccttcaaatgtAAGAGCATGGATGGCTTACCTTTGAGACCAGTTTTCCAAACGGTGTTGATATACTTAAGGCCGCAGACAATGTTATTATAGACttcaaatgttattttaaagCTGTAATGACTACCTTCTTTCAATATAAACCATGATCCCTTGGGTTTTCCACCTTCCGGAATATTAAGAACAATGTCAGATCTTTCGGGTGACAGAATTGTGAGACTAAGGATCTTCACTTCAGGTTCAAGAGTTTCTgcattgaaacaaaaattaaaaaacatttactGGAAGAAAGACGCAACTTGtcagaaaaaacaaattgtttGTCATGGACACTCAACACCAAAATGAAAACGAAAGGAATGATAATTCAGAAGAGGAAATTGTATATCCTGAAAGCCCAATTCTGAGAAGATGACAAAAGTAAAATGGAGAGAAGGTTAATACCTCCAATATTGTCAAAATCCACACTTCCAAGAAGTTGCTCCTTCCACTTCCTCAGGCTCTCATCATCCTGTAAAACTCAACAAAAACTCAACAACACATGTGCGCAGAACAATTAAAacgaaagaaaaagaagagaaaataagacCTTATCCTTTTCACTCAGTTCTTTGAGAGTGTACTGAGGTCCAACTTCAATTTTGGTATCCACGTCATCTTCGTCATCAGTTTCAGACACATGCTTACCATGCCTCTCCGGAGTTGCCTCATCCTTACCCTCCAAAACTTCACTTTGCTCTCCTTCAGCCTCGACAGCCAAAGACATTATTAACTCATCAACAGGCACTGAACCCAAATACAAGGCAAACTAATAAAGCAAAAACCAGTACTAATAATGAAAGATAATTAGTCGAAGGAAAAAAAAGGCAAGAATTGTCTTTATCCAAGAAAATCCAGCAAACGAGAGCCAAAGGCCCACTAACAAAAGAGCAAAAAGACAAAACAGAAACAGGCTGTTTTGTCTACtagcttctttttttcttccgCGGTGGGTTGTTGAAGACTTGTAGAGGTTGAAAATCTCAAAAGCAAAAATGAATGAAAGAATGTAGATAGAAGAAGTTAGTCGTGTGGTGATCcttaataaaagagaaataaaagaaacaacGTGAAGGTCACTAATATGAATGTGAAGATGAGGATCCACGCAAAGCCAGCCTAAGATTGTGCGAGAGATATTAGGAGTTTGTTATTACAACTACTCGGAACTGGTCCTTGTTTTACTTCATTTACATTTTGGATTACATGGTATGAATGTTTGAGCATCTTTCTTTTGAATAACagcattaatgaaattaaaatctgTAATTGATCAATGAAAAATACTATGTGGATTTGGATCCGAATTCCATTTAATGGGTCATTGATAGGATCTCTAATCTACTTGGGCTTTATCTTCTTTAGGACGGGCTCTGCTTTTCAAAGCCCCATTGTTATCTGATTACATGAACCTGAAAACACTCCACCCTGGACATTTATTactgaaaatttaaagaaaataatttctttcttgTATCTTCATTATTCCAGGCTATGCAAATACAAAACtgtttcaaaataataatagtaatttgTATGAGTTTGAAAATAGTGACAATGAGCCAGCTATTATTGACTTTTGGGGGAAATTGTACTTCAAGAAAGTTAACACTAAAAGTGTACGAACTTAAGGGAgagttaagatttttttaaaagttgagaagagagaaatgaaatgagtTTTAGAAAGAGGATTTACATAGAATAAAAAGTTAATCAGGGgacttgtttttctttttagagtCTCAAGGTAAGTAATTGTgatcataattttatatgatcTAGTAAATTGAGATGAACTCTAATTATTGATTTGAGGATTTTGATGTGCTAGAAGCAGTTTGTTTTAATTGGGTGTGATTGGTCATCCTAGAGGTTAAAGAAAGGGGAGTTTTCCAAACTCAAACCTGCTTACAATTTTATAAGATCcgtaaattttattgaattagggtttttgttttgGTGGCTATTGGAGTACCATGTCACAATTATTGAGTGGACTCTTCAATCAAGTGGGGGATTAGCCTCTCTTTCTACTTATTTGCTTGGAAAACGGACAAATTTGATATTGTGAAGCATGGAAATTGCATTATGCCTAAGATTATGATTGAATTGACATGGATGATGCAATTGAGAAGAGTAAAGACATTACAAATTGACTGGGATAATtagtattgtttttttttttttatgctctTAATTACTGAAAAAAAGGGTAGAATTGACTTGTGGAAGAAGTCATCAGTATGAGCATATAATGATGTGAATATTGGACAGATTAGAGCAAAAATGAGACCTAGATTTTGTTCTTGTGCCATGATATAATTTTACGTCACCAAGGTGCAAAAAAACCAGAGAGTTCCGGTTGCAATGTATAATTTATTCTGCTATGtcataacataaaaaatgaacCTAAGAATTTATAGAAATTTCATGCTGCAATATAGAAATTATTATGTCATGGCACGATAACAAGGAAAAGATTTAGAAAATCAAAATAGGTTTATGCTGCGACGTTGAAAAAGTGTTGCTATAACATAATTGGAACCCAACATGGACAAAAAGTCTATATCGTGACATGAAGAAAGTTATATCACAATAGATTATAGTATATTTATAAGTTAGTCTAAATTAGTTTTCAACGTATATTGAAGCTCTTACATTGCCTCTCAAGCTTTAGGGGGACAAGAATGAGTCAATAGGACATAAAATGAGTAATAGTTGGAATTATTCTAGTTCTTGCACATGACATCTAAAATCTGTTTGTCTGTACTCTTGGTTATCTCCATCACACGTGTTGTAATCACATGAGAAGTGTATACTCATAGCTTTCTTGCTGGTGAGAGggattagagataaaattgagATAGTAGGTTATTAACTCATTActgatgataaaaataattgactttaattttgataaggTTAATAGTAACAGTCAAAATTTGTACTAACATCACATGTTGAAGAGTATTGGCCATCAATGTGTCAATGTTGCAAAGCTCAAACTTTAGATAGCCGTCCTTGGGTTGCAAACATTGACTATGGGAAATTGCTAAATCGAAATGCCCTCCATTATGCTAGCATTTTCTTTGGActagggtttttgaaatttgcatTGAATCCCAACATAAAAATGATGGGGGTTTTCACTTAATTAAGATATATGAAAACTCAAactaagtttttataattacaCGTTATTGctttattctttaataaaacaacattctttacttaaaaaaataaaaaagagccTATAATTTAGCTTGTTTTATATCcaccaaaatcaaattataattttaaaataatttaattaaatttttaaatttggatcgATTTATGTACATCCATACTTTGTGAAATACTAGGTGACATTGAATAACCTGTAGACTAAACTGGAAAATGTATTGTGGATTTCTCTGCCCCTTTTACTATTCAATCAAATATCTTAGGTTGGAGTGATCTGACAATAtagttaatcaattaatttagaCGACAAAGAAGGGTAatattgaattgatttgataaGATTACATATTCATATTCCTGGAATTACTTACCATCCACAGCTTTTCAATATTATCAATGATTCGAAGGGTTGAACAAAAAGGACAGATAACACTATAAAAGATACCCGTTATGTCATCAGAAAAAATATGTATCTTCCAGTCTGTCAATAAAAATCATGATAAATTGGCATTCCCACGTGGTCGGCAATGTGCTTTCCACGTGGAATACTTTTGTAGCAACactacaaaatataaaaaatcagtCGGTCCACTCCAATCCACCCACCGCCCCCTCCCCCCTCACTCTAAACCTATAAGTCCTTTTCTGAATGTGAACTTGGGTCCCCGCCCTCAAGCTAAAGGCCAATCCAAAATCAAATGGGGAGAGGCAGACGCATCTGGAGGCATAATCAGGTGCCTGCTAACGTACGAAGTCTTCAGTTATGGCTCTCTTGGGATCTACAATATTGTTACAATATTCTCTGCATCATTGTCCCATGCTGTCACGTTAAAACACTGCATTTGAATGCCGATAATTCCACTAAAAAAACAcaatatattgaaaattcaacGCCAAAATTGACACCGTCAGATTCCACCTCAGCCGTTTGATCATGAATAAACTGGGGTCCTGAGTCAGAAAGTCAAATCCGTCCATTCAATTGAGTCCACTAGGCTTTGCCACGCAACTGACACGTCAGTATTGGATTCGTTTCTTTCAAGTAAATTACGTCCATTGGTGGTGAAGAAGGACGCCGCCCCATGCTTTTCATTTGATGACTTGGTTGGCTGACGCGGACTgtcttttaatcttttttttctgtttttagcAATGCGTccaaattagaaataataactAAAGagtgaactttttttttaagtcataCTTATGATAATGCAATGTCACGAAATTGCATAGATTTATCTCTAAATTCAACATATTTATGGtactaatttcaattttttattatattttagtcaaGTTACAGGAAAGGTCTCAATGACATCTATGATGTagcttattaaatattaatgccCACCGCCTAAAAGCAAAAGCAAAGCACTAGTCTTTGATAAGAGCTTGAGAAAATAGTTGTAAAGTTTTTCACCATTAAGAAGAGtgaatattaatttacaaatttattcaGTAGCGTGAGGTGACGGTAATTATCAGCAAACCCGACTGCACAgaacacaaaatataaaaatgattgcTTAGCTGAAAAAATCGACACCATTGTTTGGCCATCCCAAATCAAAAGCCTCAAATAGCTAAATTCAACTAGTATGAATAAATAGCCAAACTCATCCCATGTAATCCCGTGGTTACGATTCTACTCATCTTGATTAgggataaatttgatcaaatttaatcTTGTTTAAGTTTGTCATGACTCCCttttatgaaattaagtttaaattcgagttcaccaaatttattttaaaggtGTTCAAATCAAGCTCTGAGctcaatttgatattaaaacaatattgttttgatatatatttatcaaaacaatatttttttaatacgtatttatcaaaacgatattattttaattaattcatattaattttttttaaattcataagcTTTACGAATAGAATATTTctaaaatccaaatttaaattctaaaatattgaatttttaaatttaaaatcgaGCTTATTTTGGAgttatttaaactttaataaacACACTTTGTAATCAACCCCAATCTTTACCGAACATGTATAATTACCATACGTGCTAACGGCCTTGAACAGCTCAGTCTTAGGTGAGGCATCAGATCTCAAGATTATTCAAGTGGCCCCACCATCCCTCCCCAGTTCTCTCTCTATTCACCTCTTTACTTTACACTCCTATATATTCCACTCTCTTCACTCATCTTTGCatctcatttttatatattgactTCCTATAGCTTCCTCAGCTACTCATTTTCTTTCTACTTGTATTCCAGTTACCTTGATCAGTTTCCTAATGGCCACTGCTGAGGTAAACCATCAATTCACTCTTCGCTGTTATATGATCTTCCTGAAGCATACTTAATACTACTATATATTGTGTGAATTTATAGCCAACCCTTGTATTACATATACACTTAGGATTTGTTTATGTAATCTGATTGTTATGAgtattatattttgatgatcCCTGTTGATTGGCTAATGGCTACATGATCAAATTATAACTTTTCCATCATAAAGAGAAatggattaaattttttgttggtTGTATGTGAGTGCAGGTTGTATCAGTACAGACAGCTCTCACAGAGGAGAAAACTGAGCAAACAATCAAggttgaagaaaataaagaacaaGAGGTAGTGGCTGCACCAGCTGGGACAGAAAGTGTTGCTGAAGAGACCAAGGAACCAGAAAGTGTTGCTGAAGAGATCAAGGAACAAGAAACTAAAGCAGAAGAGGTAGTGGCTGCACCAGATGCAACAGAAACTGTTGCTGAAGAGACCAAGGAACCAGAAGCCGTTGCAGTATCTGAAGAAAAAGTTGCTCCGGTTCCAGAAGCTGAAACCCCAGCGAAAGTGGAGACTAAGGAAGTGGTAGAAGAGACGAAGGTTTTGGCAGTAGAGAAAACTGAAGAGGAAACTCCCAAGGAGACTCCTGCCGAGACAGTGGAAGAGCCGGCTAAAGAAACTCCAGAAACTACTGAGGCTGAGGCACCTGCAGCGGAACCAGAAGTCGAAACTCCAAAAGAGGAAGTGAAGGAAG
This sequence is a window from Mangifera indica cultivar Alphonso chromosome 5, CATAS_Mindica_2.1, whole genome shotgun sequence. Protein-coding genes within it:
- the LOC123216143 gene encoding rho GDP-dissociation inhibitor 1-like isoform X1; translated protein: MSLAVEAEGEQSEVLEGKDEATPERHGKHVSETDDEDDVDTKIEVGPQYTLKELSEKDKDDESLRKWKEQLLGSVDFDNIGETLEPEVKILSLTILSPERSDIVLNIPEGGKPKGSWFILKEGSHYSFKITFEVYNNIVCGLKYINTVWKTGLKVDSAKEMLGTFSPQPEPYTHVMPEEVTPSGMFARGAYTAKTKFVDDDNKCYLEINYTFEIRKDWADS
- the LOC123216143 gene encoding rho GDP-dissociation inhibitor 1-like isoform X2; translated protein: MSLAVEAEGEQSEVLEGKDEATPERHGKHVSETDDEDDVDTKIEVGPQYTLKELSEKDKDDESLRKWKEQLLGSVDFDNIGETLEPEVKILSLTILSPERSDIVLNIPEGGKPKGSWFILKEGSHYSFKITFEVYNNIVCGLKYINTVWKTGLKVDSAKEMLGTFSPQPEPYTHVMPEEVTPSGMFARGAYTAKTKVSAGGTFTRQYT
- the LOC123217439 gene encoding cytochrome c1-like yields the protein MATAEVVSVQTALTEEKTEQTIKVEENKEQEVVAAPAGTESVAEETKEPESVAEEIKEQETKAEEVVAAPDATETVAEETKEPEAVAVSEEKVAPVPEAETPAKVETKEVVEETKVLAVEKTEEETPKETPAETVEEPAKETPETTEAEAPAAEPEVETPKEEVKEEVKVTEGEEKVETEAEVEKTE